The nucleotide sequence GTAAATTATCCTATAGAGGAGATAATTGAGAGATTTAATAAAGAGGAGATAGATAGTGAGGTTGATGATGCTATTAAAAATTTAAAAAAAAGAGCAATAGAATTAAAAGATATAGATGAAGAAGATATAAAAAAAGCATTTAAATTTTATAAATTATTAAAAGATGTAGTAATAAAAAATAACTTTGATGCAATTAGTGTTGAGTGTTTTAGAATAATAAAGCCTCTTGATACTACAGGTTGTCTTGCTCTTTCACTTCTTACAAGTGAAAATATTATTTCTGGATGTGAAGGTGATATTCCATCAACATTAACAATGTATATAGTTAATAAATTAACTAATAAACACCCATTTATGGCTAATATTGCATCAATAGAAAGAGAAGGAGAAAAAACTACTGATTTGATACTTGCTCATTGTACAGTGCCCATTTCTCTTGTAAACTCATATTTACTAACAACACATTTTGAAACAGGGAAAGGAGTTGGAATAAAAGGATTTTTCAACAAAGAGGTTGGTACATTAGTAAGAATTGGTGGAGAAAAACTAGATAAAATATTCTTTTCAAGAGCAAAAATATTAGACAATTTAAGAGAAAATTTTATGTGTAGAACTCAAATTAAAGTTAAAGTGAATGCGAAATTTGACTATTTCATCAAATATCCTCTTGGAAATCATCACATATTTATTCCCGGAGATTATACTGAAGAATTAGAGATGCTTTCAAAAATCTTTAATCTTTCTTATTACTCCCCTCAATCCTTAAAGGATTAACAAGAAAAAGGCCAAGTATAATAAAAATTCCTCCTATTAAAGATAAATTAGAAAGTTTTTCTTTTAAAAAAACTATTCCACTTATTGTTCCAATTATTGGATTTAAATAAATAAATGAACTTGCAGTTGAGGCCTCTTTGTATTTTAAACCTTTATACCAAAATATATAACCAAAAAGAATTGAGAGAAAGCCAAGATAAAATATAGAAATTAGTGTTAAGTGATTTATGTTTAACAATTCTTTTATATTTGAGGTTCTTATAAAAGGAAATAGCATTATTGTGCCTATAAATATAATCCAAATTGTTGTATCTAAGGGGTCATATTTTTTAAAAAGAGGTTTTGACAAAATAGTTGAAGTAACCCAAGATAATACTGATAGTAAACTAAAAAAAGCACCTAAAAAACTTTCTATTTTAAAACCATATGATATTCCATATGTTAAAAAAATAACACCTACAAAAGAAATAAATAGACCAAATCCTTTTTTAATAGATATTTTTTCTTTTAAAAATATTGAAGATAAAAAGGTAGTTAAAACTGGATTAAGCCCTGATATAAGAGATGCAGTTGAAGCATTTATTAATGTCTCTGCCTTATTAATTGAAAGATGATAACCTGGAACATTCAAAAATGAAAGAAGAATTATTTTAATAATATCCTCTTTTTTTATAATTTTAATTTTATAAAGTGAGGGAAAGCAAAACAAAAAGGGAAAAATAATAAAAAACCTTGATGCTGCTAAAGATAAAGGAGAGAGTTCTCTTGTTGCAATTTTTATCATAACATAAGAATTTGCCCAAATAATTAACACTATAAAAAGCATAAGATTTATAAAAACAACTTTTTTCATAGATTTTTAATTATAATACAAAAATTTAAAAATCTTATTCTTTTTCTGAAATAGTTATTCCTAAAATAATTAAAATTGCACCTAAAATTTCTAATGTTTTTGGAATTTCATTAAAAAATATTATCCCAAGTAAAGTAGCACCAATAGGTTCTCCAAGAATTGTTAAACTTATAAAAATTGGCGAGAAAAATTTTAAAGAAAAATTTATGATTGAGTGTCCAATTACTTGTGGTAAAAGTGCTATTAAAAATAAAAGAAAAAACTCTCTTTTTTGTAAATATATAAGATTTTCTTTTAATATTAAAGATAAAGATAGTAAAACAAAAAAACTTATTAAA is from Caldisericia bacterium and encodes:
- a CDS encoding DMT family transporter — translated: MKKVVFINLMLFIVLIIWANSYVMIKIATRELSPLSLAASRFFIIFPFLFCFPSLYKIKIIKKEDIIKIILLSFLNVPGYHLSINKAETLINASTASLISGLNPVLTTFLSSIFLKEKISIKKGFGLFISFVGVIFLTYGISYGFKIESFLGAFFSLLSVLSWVTSTILSKPLFKKYDPLDTTIWIIFIGTIMLFPFIRTSNIKELLNINHLTLISIFYLGFLSILFGYIFWYKGLKYKEASTASSFIYLNPIIGTISGIVFLKEKLSNLSLIGGIFIILGLFLVNPLRIEGSNKKD